The sequence atatattcacaattaatatgttacattcttcgaatctgattaagcaaattatcaactatacttcctactttcacaataatatacattctttcatagaaatcaaaacaaccatattcattcaaactcaattacatattctgattttgaaacctcggaattcaattcgagatataaccggtaccatcacttttagattcctacatctttcaaagctatactttgacttcaaaagtgtgttagaacatcaaatgtatacaaacgattacaatctatgttcaaacccttcgaaaatctctgaagacacttcaaataatgagcaatcgagatgatgatccaaccacatattacccacagttatgtacttaaaaagctctcgaaaccaaagtcataattcaacacatatctgtgtcagatcttttggcatttattaacaaaaataaccttgcaattcctttgcaaagtagcaaattatatcacagctcctgcaagacaacttcaattttttcattcggagtagccttatcataattttgatatatgtgattacccttttgttaccggagaacctttcatattccaccacattagcaataaacttaccaacaacttccctgatcttgggcattccgaagaatctttatatttatcgaaacctcatcatttactcatctgcctcttgtaacgagaattgtcataagaatcattgggagttagcaatcagtattttgaaatctcacagcatgttgacgccaacagttatacataacgtctatttccaagacttacatacttcgaatgtgaagtttctgaaaaacactctgaaccacgaactagttctcgaaatgctgatgaagcaacaaaaactgtaaacgaccttagcagtaaaaagtttgatgataaagattagtgtattaacaaagctcggaaatagagaagttttggaactggaaaacggattgagcaaagtatgaaggaggctgtggaaaaatcacaaagactgaacctgccttcaaagaatccaaatgattccgtgtctgctgaagtcattaatgaataccttgctcctgacactaaacccttacagacaatattcttcatcatcctctgatattagaaattctaagatatcatcgtatctttcattataaatatcctccatatttctgaaaatatttccataactattcttatctggaatcatttatctctttgcgctatctgtattacatcaaaaaggaaactgtttagttcctatactctgtaaacctttgagtttaaaatatgaatgtttttgaagtagtgttggaaactgaagcatgagttagtataatataatgacacttgatcaacgtgattatattacagtaattcatgctgagtttctaatggacgcgatgattcacagaacataccgtcatcatgtaccatttacatgactcttacattctatctaatctctaaacatatcaagaaaatatttcttgatgattcggtcctttccagggtattctggtaatttaaacaaatcaggatttaccattaccctttccttcttagaacaattactatattccttctgaaatccatacatacgaattccggaccattacaagagctacttaatcgcaagaagaagaaacgaaaggacaaagctccgaaacagaaattggggtataaaccgcagcaaatagaagagaacattaactgtggatgacaatgattatagaagacagaaacagggacatcgaagtataagggaagatgtaAAACCCAACAAATcacccataaattataaaccgtatatatcgatgcatatagcaatataaagacacgggaggactagaaacactataaaccctagagtatagtagaagtaaatagattcttccggtggcagattaaaaagaagaacgacagatatgaaagttaagaggatatcaaggatcaggatgggatggagcatattaacgaatactttaaagtaggaattgagaaagaaagaatagaaggtgtgagttgtaaggaaatggagagggtggatttataggaaaattttctacagagcaatcgaagcagattatcgcgtttgatcaaagaagatctaaatctccttaattaccgaagaatcaaatcttaatatgaagatttcttctaaattccttaaattccgaaaatcaatcttgactacgtcaccggttaagtcaaacctgcatttattcattttcactcttaagcgATAActacattcgtgctcttcacaaaaatgaattgttttatctatattactcaatgttgataaaaccctatttaccaactcatattcgtcataataacgttcttactgttagccatgacgacctctaccaaatttcgggacgaaatttcttttaacgggtaggtactgtgatgacccggaaatttccgaacaaatttaaactttaatctttatatgttcccgacacgatgagcaaaaatatgtaatgttgagtctcgaaagttttgaaaactatatccatataatcaattaccctttgaccatgcctagcgattcacgaacaattatatatacatatacatatgtgtgattattaaattgtgatatattatataaaactttgaacggattagttaatatgaatataagctatgagatctattttttgaacttggaaatgctatcaaggtattgaatgaataatatattacataaacatatttgttcggtgtaagtttatcgacgagattaaaagataatatcaaatgattgaattatcggatacattgaactatgattatgagtctctgttatgaggtccactttgaattaggaaacccttactttttaacggtattcggaataaatggtaaagtgatttataagtaagaacaaagtatcacttattgggagttagacaaaagttagtggagaatcgaatttcataatactcgatttatcatatagaaggaataattgggataagattcgttgactagataaacccatttgatatgttatattaagatatattatttagaaagttaaagaaattaaactaaacatttacgcataaaagattgaaatcaaattaagttttaaagcataaacgttataggattttttttgattttgtaaaggatcttaaattatataattagttttgaaaggataactagtatgttattagataaatattttaaaaatatgtataagattataacttttaatttaaattagtcataaaacgttttgatattaaactaatattaataaatatgctttgataaataacaagattatgaattataaaagtaaatgaccaaaacactcaaaagattaagttacactttgagtgggttagattttaattaatttaagtctagttattaataaaggtacgtgtcacaaaatgtttaatttaaaataaaatattttgacaaacaacgagactttaatttatagaaggaaatgaccacaacactcaattttataagttatatttttataaaggtaatttattgttgagtaagtctaatttttgtaaaaggtacacgtcacgtaacgcaaaaggctagttttctaaacgtacgaaagtgcgcccgaaaaaccgaaagtggtacatgagtcgtgagaccacgaccgtgtcatttttgtaaaaattatatttttaccatgaccgtaaatataatataatatttaattaattctaaagattaaatatattatatattaaataatatttaaataaaaccatATATTACGTATCATGAGAATGATATAGCGAGTGTCggtgttatatatttttttttatttttttattttgttagtgCTCATGAGCTGGGGAGTAGGTGAACTAATTTTATAAATTGGCACGATTCAATTCATTTGCTCACAATCTCTCATTCCTCTAAGTATTGCtctgtattatatatttttattttattattattattattaagaagaatattattattaatcttatgataaggagtgtcattattagtaatattatacataaaatacgatgacgaggtcatgagcgggtcatttcaagacaagttttatgagtaggatagggctaagggaattatgggttatgactatggaggtgatgggtatggttcattggtatgctcgtgaggtcaaatttagtggttgtcatctctgttgtgtctacgtacctttcctgcaatattgaatctcaatattgatatgtgagtactcctaatttaatttttacatactaatagtgtatccctgactagtgctcgagaaaataggattatgcatgcttgtacatttgatattgcccttagataggttatgttgaatcttaaaggttgttatactagggatgaattaaggtataagatatgcatgtcattggaaagctagtgaaaaattaataactttacctttagatgccaaagggatccgatggacggattagaagttatagccaattgaaatttcgtaaaaatgattattattatcgtcgttaatatcgttgttctaatttttatctaattgttaatattattattattataattattattattattatcattatcattatcattattattattattattattattattattattattattattattattattattattattattattattattattattattattattatgttaatattaaaaaggtATTGTGGAAATTAAaattagaattaccattttataatattttttttagtaaaaataaatattgatttttttattaataaaataataataattattattataaaattaaacgactgttacttattattattatcaatgctagtttatcaaataaaaatggaatacaaattatataaatacctcaatagaatctatcacaatatttttataatattaattgcactttataaattttattaattaaaaatatataaaagtatactttaacaTAAAATGGCatttataaatgaattatattatttactctattaaatcttttaaaaatattttaaaaatataaaacgacgatatttaaaaattatataataatcatttttgaatttggaaatcattttgagtcaaactaatttttgtcgatccttgcatattagactcgagcattaggattgtggtacactatggcttaacttaatttattagacaaatattgacaaatatacgaatatatatataattactataggttcgtgaatccgaggccaaccctacttttgttcaatgtcgttatatgtatttttactacaaaatacagtatggtgagtttcatttgctccctttttaaatgcttttgcaatatatatttttgggactgagaatacatgcgctgcttttataactgttttacgaaatagacacaagtaatcgaaactacattctatggttgaattattaaaccgaatatgcccctttttagtctggtaatttaagaattagggaacagacaccctaattgacgcgaatcctaaagatagatctattgggcctaacaaaccccatccaaagtaccggatgctttagtacttcgaaattatatcatgtccgaaggaggatcccggaatgataggggatattcttatatgtatctagttaatgtcggttaccaggtgttcaccatatgaatgattattttttgtctctatgcatgggacgtatatttatgagaactggaaatgaaattcttgtggtctattaaaatgatggaaataaatgattatgataaactaatgaactcaccaaccttttggttgacactttaaagcatgtttattctcaggtgttaaagaaatcttccgctgtgcatttgctcattttaaagatattacttggagtctttcatagcatatttcgaagaatgttgcattcgagtcattgagttcatcaaagattattattaaatcaatttatagttggatagtggatattatgaaatggtatgcatgcctgtcaatttttttgatgtaaagaaagattgtcttttaaaaacgaatgcaatgtttgtaaaatgtatcatatagagctcaaatacctcgcaatgtaatcaactattgtgaatcgtttataatgtatatgaacgggtcctttcagtggtgGAGGTAAAGATCAGTGGGGTTTGTGTAGGTTAATCGAAAATAAATGAAAACAGAAGTAATCGATGGTTTATGTTTCaagttcacaatatatatatatatatatatgtatatatgtatatatatatgtatatgtatatatatatattatatcatattgttattgttatgcgattaaataacaaaagGAAATAGTAACACAGTAATATTCGTTTTGATAATTCAATTCACGGATAGTCATTTGATAATGGAaagatataatataataataataatatataataattaataataataataataataataataataataataataataataataataataataagcgtgTGAATTAGAATTAGcataatctaccgacagttttctcggactgctaaatcgtactccgttgttaaatcagtggtggataaaaagtactcagataaattccaaatttttatgataattatatttatttatttcagtcattatggtgtaaaatttggttattaattattaaataaaaattacatcactgtccaTGCTCGATTTAaggtaaaatatgaaaaatgttcaaatttaacaattagttcctaaatatatttttaataagcctataatttatataacacattttcggatcaccgtttattttaaaatcatctaagtttgtttaaataaccatttgaatgataaacgagtgttattattgtttcctaaatgaattcaaaaccatttattttcgaattacattatatttgcataaatatatattaactaacaatttaattattaattcaaatcatcaaatcatataatactttatttaatatctctaattaatattatatatacctatatatacatatttatttacaaataattgttcgtgaatcgtcgggaacagtcgaaggtcaaatgaattcatgtaaacagttcaaaatttttgagactcaacctaacagacttttcttatcgtgtcaaaaatataatatcgtatcgggagtttggtttaaaattagtcaaaatttttcgggtcgtcacaattgacATACCTGGTATTAATGATGTAGAATAGGAACAACACTAAAGAACCCTAATCGAATTGAAGAAATCGATTTGATTATATCGTTGGTGTTGAATACGATTGCCGGATGGTTTATATTATTACCGATGCCGAAACCATATTACAACAACCGATCTAAAAATGTGAACGAATCTTTTGAAAGAGCCCTAATTTTAACTAATTTTGAGCGAGGATTTAAGAATGGATTGATATGCTTGAACCCGTAATCACCCTCTTTTCTTTTGTGTTACATTCGTTAGAGACGATAGATTGATGAACTGATCAAATTGTGAATTGAAATACCACATATGATCTTGAATGTTTGCGAAGTTAGTGAACCGATGGAAGCCATGAATCAGAGAGAGTGTATGATCAAAAATACCTGGAGAGCGTATTCTGATTGAACcctaaattttgaatttttttttgttaaacTTTGAATGTGAAGATAAACTTGATTTTGTATTAGGTTGAAACTCTAAAATTTTGTATCTCAGTCAACTAATTGAGTTGAAAGTGTTAAATCTGCATTTAATTTGGTTAATTTTTATCCTATTTAATACATACACCATTGACTTTTAGGCTCAATTTTTAGTAAGGCAATTAATGTGATTAAGGATTTTTGAATTTTGAAATGcatacaaatgattttaatatgGTTTTGAAGGGTGTTTTGGTAATCAAACAATTCAAAGTTAGGAATATGAGCTCATAAGCTAGATTAAGAAAAAATTAAGGGTGTAGATCATTGATGATTAATTTAATGGGTGACTAAGATTAGTTTAGGCTTTTTAAAATGAGCTAATTTaggttttgttattatatatagtatagaaGTATAGAAGTATAGATTTTTATGTATATTCTTTttataactttaaattcaattgattttgTTTATATTATGTGATACTTGATTAAAATTATATCAGTGAAAACACATTCAAAACTCAATTTATTATatggcctttcaaaaaaaaaaaaattatgatatgGCCTTTttcaatattatttaaaataaatgaaaatatttaaagtcaaaattgaaaaaaaaaatgttttaaaagtcAATATGAAACAGTTATTATGAGGCGAAGAGAGTTGAATACTAATTCGGGATGGTTTAAGAATCGTGTTCTAGCAATGCGATTCGGATTTCCTTTCAAAAGTGCGTGCCTACTTGGCAAATGATCGCTCGTTAAATCTCCTTTGATTGATGACGACAACTTaccttaaaaaaaaagaaaaagaaaaaaaaaaaagaatactaCTTTAACAATTATCATAAGATAGAGATTTATCACAAGAGGGGTTGTCTCTCCATAGTTTAAATGTGATCTGTCTGCTTAAATCCAATGTTGTGTCACTTTCATTATCAAAGCTTGTATTAATCTTCTTGCCATCTTTCTTCATAAAACATATCAAACTCTTTCAAATGCATCGCTATAATATCCATATCTACTTCACCTCCACTTGACTTTAATTCTTAATTTTATCCCATCCACACACATAtaacattatttatttattttatggagTTATTAAAAGATATCCATTATGCTATCTTTAAGAAATTTAGGAATGCAAATATCTTTTGTATTTATATGATAACCACCCATTCCCTATAAATATTACCATAATGTACAACTATTTGTGCATAAATTTAATCCTTTAACTATTTAGATGTATTTGTATATTTTGGTTTCAAGACAGTTGATTTCCTGACAATCGTAAAAATACATGCGGAGTATATGAGTATATAATACTGTAGCATCCGTCAAAAAACTTCTCATATATTATAAGGAGCTATATTGAaaaactacaaactcgagggagcAAAATGAAAATTTTTATTGTACTAATTTGAGTAATTCCATGATTGAAGGCATTCACTGAAATTGTGAAATGGTCTTTATTTCTCTCTCACTTTCACACTTATCTTCTTTCATCAACTAAATCAAATTTCTCAAAATCTTTTGCCAAAATAACAAAACTTTCTTACCATTTTATACTTTGACCTTAACTTCAAATGGCAgcagtattatttttattttagttaattattattaaatcatttgtTAACCCCAAAGAATCTATCAATCTGTCACCATCTTATGTTAGCCGTCCAGTTCAAACCGGCCTGGCTGGATTAATATCCTCTCTGTTCTCTTCTGTTTTCCTCAACCCATCAACTAAATATTCAATCAATTCATCAAATTTGCTGTTCTTGATCTGGCAGGTGTTATTTTTTCATTCTATTTTTATAATAATCTTTAGATCTTTTATTGCTACCCGTTTGTTTGAAATCTCTTATGGGTATTCAATAATTCATGCTTATTACTACTGATCTGAGCTCAAGAACCCGAAAGTTCACAACTTTATTGGGTATTTGTTTAGATCTCTTATTGCTACTATTTTAAGCTCAAGAACCCTAGAGTTTGTAAGTTTATTGAATTTTTTTCTTCATTTCGTGTTCAGTAATTGTATATCAGATTGTTTGATCTCTTATTGCTATTGATCTTGTCTCAATACTTTAAAGTTCACAACTTTATTGAGTTTTATTGAAAACCCAATTGAAATCTTGCTCTAATTATGATGGGTTTTAGGGGATTTAAGTCATTTTGCATCTGGAttgtgttcttgatatgtttatcatcatcattctcttgTTATGCCCAATTTGTTCCTGCTGATAAATACTCAATTGATTGTGGATCTCCAACCAATACAACAGTTGGTAATAGAGTATTTGTATCTGATAGCTTAGGTTCAAGTTATCTTACAGCCCAACAAGCTATTTTAGTTGATACATCTTCAAATTCAATCCCATCATCAGAATATTCACAACTTTATAAAACAGCAAGAATCTTTTCACAACCAGCTACATATACTTTCAAAATCAATCAAGCAGGTCGTCACTGGATCCGACTTTTTTTCTTTCCGTTTTCGGCAAGTAATTATGTCTTAACCACTGCTGCTTTCTCCGTTTCAACTCGAGATCATTCCTTATTAAGTGATTTCACTACTAAAAATGGCACAATCAAGGAATATTCGGTAAATATTACATCTGGTGATCTTGAAATCACTTTTACACCTACCGGGACTTCGTTTGCGTTCTTGAACGCAATAGAAGTTGCGTCGGTCCCTGATCCGTTAATCTCAGATGACGCGAGTACTATTACCCCTCCTTCAAATTTCAAGGGCCTGTTGACCCAGGCCATGGAAACAATGGCCAGGGTCAATATGGGCGGTCCAATGGTTACATCAAGAAACGATTCGTTATGGAGGACTTGGGTTCCCGATTCAAGTTATGTGAAAAACCCGAATCTTGAATCGAACGTGTCAAATGTTCCGGCGGTTATATACCCTGACGGTGGTGCTACACAGGACGATGCTCCACGTAGCGTTTACGGTACAGCAGCGCGCATGGCGTCTGAAAACGACCCGAAAAGTAACTTTAATGTGACTTGGGAGTTTTCAGTTGACCCGGGTTTTCAGTACTTTATTCGGCTTCATTTTTGTGATATTGTGAGTAAATCCCCGAATAATCTTTACTTCAATGTTTACATTCAAGATTCGAATGTTTTAAACGATTTTGATCTGTCAACTAAAGTCGGGGGGTTAATAGCAATTGCTTATTACTCGGATTTTGTTACACCGTCGATTAACAACAACCAAATTCGTATTAGCATTGGGCCGTCATCTGGTGTAAAAGATGTTTACCCAAATGCTATTTTGAACGGTGTCGAGATTATGAAGATGAGTAACTCAGACGGGTCTCTTTCGGGTAAGAACGGGCCCAACGGGCCCGGGTCCAAAAGCTCGAAAAGCAAAGTAGGTGTGATTATTGGTGTAGTAGTTGGTGTACTTGTTGCTTTGTTATTGGCTCTTGTTTTCGTTTGTGTGTATAGACGTCGAAAACAAGAACGACTTAATCAATCAAAGATTTGGATTCCGTTATCGACTAACGGGCTTTCACAAACAATGGGAAGCAAATGTTCAAATGGAACAACAATTAGCGCGGGCTCAAATTTCAATTATCGGTGTCCGTTTGCCGCTATTCAAGAAGCTACAAATAACTTTGATGAAAGTTGGGTGATTGGAATTGGCGGTTTTGGTAAAGTTTATAAAGGCGTTTTAAGCGACGGTACGAAAGTGGCGGTAAAACGAGGTAACCCGAAATCCCAACAAGGTTTAGCCGAGTTTCAAACCGAAATCGAGATGCTTTCACAATTTCGTCATCGTCATTTAGTGTCGTTAATCGGTTATTGTGATGAAAAGAGCGAAATGATTTTGATATACGAGTACATGGAAAACGGGACTTTGAAAAGTCATCTATACGGGTCAAGTTTCCCTAGTATGAGTTGGAAACAACGTCTTGAAATTTGTATTGGTGCGGCCCGCGGGCTCCATTATCTTCACACGGGCTATTCAAAAGCTGTTATTCATCGTGATGTGAAGTCGGCTAACATTTTACTTGATGAGAATCTAATGGCTAAAGTTGCTGATTTTGGGCTGTCGAAAACGGGGCCCGAAATTGACCAGACCCATGTGAGTACTGCGGTTAAAGGTAGTTTTGGGTATTTGGATCCCGAGTACTTTAGACGACAACAGTTAACTGAAAAATCAGATGTGTACTCGTTCGGGGTTGTTTTGTTTGAAGTTTTATGTGCGAGACCTGTGATTGACCCGTCTTTACCCAGAGAACGGGTCAATTTGGCCGAATGGGCGATGATCTGGCAGAAAAAGGGTCAATTGGAGCAAATTATTGATGTTACTTTAAAGGGAAAGATTCGACCCGATTCGTTAAGGAAGTTTGGTGAAACTGCTGAAAAATGTTTGTCTGATTTTGGTGTTGATCGGCCTTCGATGGGTGACGTTTTGTGGAATCTTGAATATGTTCTTCAACTTCAAGAAGCGGTTTTACAAAATGACCCGGATGAAAATAGTACGAATGTTATCGGTGAATTGTCTCCACAGATTCATGATTTTAGTCATGATGGTGATGATAATACGAGCACGAATATTGGTCAATTTGAAATGTCGAGCAGTGATGATATTTCGGGTGTTTCGATGAGTAAGGTTTTTTCACAGTTGGTGAAATCAGAAGGTAGATGAAGAAATGAAGCGGGATTATTTGTTGGATTTGATATAGAGGAGTGAAGAAGATGGTGTTTTATAAGTAGTTCATTAATAATTTTCAGTAATTTATGTTTTGATAAATGATGTAATGAGTAACTTATTTGATTATTTGATATGTTTATGTGTTGCTGAGTTTTCTAAACCATGAAAGTATGGACACATGATTTGTGTGTTTCAGTTGATGAATCTTCTTTGCAAATATTTGTGTTAAAGTCTTTTGTTGTTCACTGCAGATTGGGTGCTCTGTTTTGTCTTTGGATGTTTGGTCCATTATTCAATTGTTTGTATGTGACTGTACATGTGTTAATTAAGATCTTTAGCTTTTTTTATGTTATTGTGTAAGTTGCAATGAATTCATCTCAGGCAGTTCATGTTGATATTGCTTTTTTGTGTGTTCTGATACAAAATCTGTGACGTTAGGGTTCAGTTTAATCAGTCATCTGCAAAAGCTAAAGGTAATCTCAAAATCTGAAAAGAAAGTGTCTCCAAATCTTCTAAAGGTATGTTTTTTATGTTGGGTATTTATTTAATTTGGTTGTCTTCAGTATGATATATAAAGGGGTTTTTTTGTGTATGAACCTTAATGATAAGTGATTGTAATGATTTGTTGTATGTTTAGGTTCACTAAAGGTAGCTTCTTTAACTTGGGTTTTTCTGTATGAAACTGTAAGTTGATATTTTTATTTAATGATTTATGGTATTGCTTTTGATAGTTGTAATgatattgtatatgtatatgtatattatgtaCATATGAATTATGAATTATGCTTAAATTCACTATGATATCTCCAATATGTGAGTTAAAAGTTGCATTGAAGTTTGATGTAAAAAGGGCACATTAAATTTGGCTTCCACTTCAATGTTTACACCAAAATATTACTCCTAATTTTTTTTTACTACAGCATTATCATGAAATTATAATCAGTTCTACTGTTAACCAAAATATTCTCTTCCACAAGGCCGTTTCAACAATTCGAAGGCCCAAGGCGAAAATAAAAGTGAGCCCTTGTACACAGAAATCCTATAAACATGAGTAAAAATGTGTGAGCTTGAGAACTGAGCTTGAAAAGAGGGGAAAAAAAAGAGGCTCTAAAATTATATAGACCAACACTCATATGTTAActtactatttttttttattaaatttattgAACACATTATTTTTATTTaccttactatatatatatatatatatatatatatatatatatatatatatatatatatatatatatatatatatatatacatacatacatacatacatacatacatacatacatacat comes from Rutidosis leptorrhynchoides isolate AG116_Rl617_1_P2 chromosome 4, CSIRO_AGI_Rlap_v1, whole genome shotgun sequence and encodes:
- the LOC139845340 gene encoding receptor-like protein kinase HERK 1 — encoded protein: MMGFRGFKSFCIWIVFLICLSSSFSCYAQFVPADKYSIDCGSPTNTTVGNRVFVSDSLGSSYLTAQQAILVDTSSNSIPSSEYSQLYKTARIFSQPATYTFKINQAGRHWIRLFFFPFSASNYVLTTAAFSVSTRDHSLLSDFTTKNGTIKEYSVNITSGDLEITFTPTGTSFAFLNAIEVASVPDPLISDDASTITPPSNFKGLLTQAMETMARVNMGGPMVTSRNDSLWRTWVPDSSYVKNPNLESNVSNVPAVIYPDGGATQDDAPRSVYGTAARMASENDPKSNFNVTWEFSVDPGFQYFIRLHFCDIVSKSPNNLYFNVYIQDSNVLNDFDLSTKVGGLIAIAYYSDFVTPSINNNQIRISIGPSSGVKDVYPNAILNGVEIMKMSNSDGSLSGKNGPNGPGSKSSKSKVGVIIGVVVGVLVALLLALVFVCVYRRRKQERLNQSKIWIPLSTNGLSQTMGSKCSNGTTISAGSNFNYRCPFAAIQEATNNFDESWVIGIGGFGKVYKGVLSDGTKVAVKRGNPKSQQGLAEFQTEIEMLSQFRHRHLVSLIGYCDEKSEMILIYEYMENGTLKSHLYGSSFPSMSWKQRLEICIGAARGLHYLHTGYSKAVIHRDVKSANILLDENLMAKVADFGLSKTGPEIDQTHVSTAVKGSFGYLDPEYFRRQQLTEKSDVYSFGVVLFEVLCARPVIDPSLPRERVNLAEWAMIWQKKGQLEQIIDVTLKGKIRPDSLRKFGETAEKCLSDFGVDRPSMGDVLWNLEYVLQLQEAVLQNDPDENSTNVIGELSPQIHDFSHDGDDNTSTNIGQFEMSSSDDISGVSMSKVFSQLVKSEGR